A genomic stretch from Algoriphagus halophilus includes:
- a CDS encoding putative LPS assembly protein LptD: MVAAQQPTRQTERRLVVPDTLASPLLDTLPESNPPALTDTLPSDSLAKIMPTGPITSDITYYAEDSIVSDFTENKVYLYNKAWFEYGQMKLEADLIVIDWKNSMLYASGVTDSLGNITGNPFFKDGPSVYEIRKEMRYNFATQKAIIKDVVTEQQDGVLRGETIKKTEDGSIYLSHGYYTTCKLTEPHWHISSNKIKSIQGKQVVSGPFNLYFNGIPTPLGLPFGIIPDTPEEKASGIVFPSYGSEQVRGLYLRDFGYYFAINDYIHARFTGDIYSKGGWGAKSQAVYKKRYRYGGSFNIDFQKFVSPETELNPVNYNTFRVQWSHTPESRGNSRFSASVNAGSTSYFNNVINQNNFQNNITSEFTSNVAYSKTFTGTPFSMSANMRHSQSVTTGEVRLDLPSISVNMNRQSPFRNVKFEPLKTLNIAWNFALQNSITNRVDQSFGVPTDLSTGTEQTEYIPFNLANASLLLDNASNGARSTIPISSNFTLFKYFTGTASFNYQELWYLNRINYYYNASEQRVDKILEEGFNRIGTYSSSFALNTNVYGFFNFKGNGKIQTIRQHIQPSIGFSFRPDFSDPRFGYYQEVQINEEGDTRLLSRHQGFIYGGAAVGESRAMTFNLRNVLEAKIKTESDTAEATTKKIPLLETLNLSTSYNFAADSFNLAPFSISARTSFFERKLSVNMSTTLDPYATRTFLSSTGAETIRRINEFAWNNGQGIGTIRNASLNMNMSLNPGGNKTPGEVRDEVTSNFMQQGGVLNEFVESEINRIVSDPSQYIDWNIPWNLSFGYNLSYSKQTTGTTNITQGMNLNGDFSLSEKWKINFNTGIDLQTQKITQSMIGIARDLHCWQMNVSWIPFGRFTSYNIDIRVKSSILQDLKVSRRRSFFDR; encoded by the coding sequence ATGGTAGCTGCACAACAACCTACTAGACAAACAGAGCGGAGGTTAGTGGTGCCTGACACCTTGGCTTCACCCCTGTTAGATACATTGCCAGAATCTAACCCTCCTGCATTAACCGACACTTTGCCATCTGATAGTTTGGCAAAAATTATGCCCACTGGGCCAATTACCTCAGATATTACATATTATGCGGAAGATAGTATCGTATCTGACTTCACTGAAAACAAAGTTTACCTCTACAATAAAGCTTGGTTTGAGTATGGGCAGATGAAGCTTGAGGCAGATCTAATCGTCATAGATTGGAAAAACTCCATGCTTTACGCCTCAGGAGTGACGGATAGTTTAGGAAATATTACAGGCAATCCATTTTTTAAAGATGGCCCTAGCGTCTATGAGATCAGAAAGGAGATGCGCTATAATTTTGCTACTCAAAAGGCAATTATCAAGGACGTTGTGACAGAGCAGCAGGATGGGGTTTTACGGGGAGAAACCATCAAAAAAACGGAAGACGGAAGCATCTACCTGAGTCATGGTTATTATACCACTTGTAAGTTAACCGAGCCTCATTGGCATATCTCCTCCAACAAAATCAAATCCATTCAGGGAAAGCAAGTGGTATCAGGACCATTTAACCTGTACTTCAATGGAATTCCTACGCCTTTAGGGTTGCCTTTTGGGATTATTCCCGACACGCCTGAAGAAAAAGCATCAGGGATTGTGTTCCCATCCTATGGTAGTGAGCAAGTCAGAGGACTTTACCTTAGAGATTTTGGATATTACTTTGCAATCAATGATTACATCCACGCCCGATTTACAGGAGACATCTACTCCAAAGGGGGTTGGGGTGCAAAGTCTCAAGCGGTATATAAAAAGCGCTACCGATATGGGGGGAGCTTTAACATCGACTTCCAGAAATTCGTCTCTCCTGAAACCGAATTAAATCCGGTCAATTACAATACTTTTAGAGTTCAATGGAGTCATACCCCTGAATCGAGAGGGAATAGTAGATTTTCTGCCTCAGTCAATGCAGGAAGTACCAGCTACTTCAATAATGTGATCAATCAGAATAATTTCCAGAATAATATTACTTCTGAATTCACCTCTAATGTCGCCTATTCTAAGACTTTCACGGGCACCCCTTTTTCCATGTCTGCTAATATGAGGCATTCCCAGAGTGTGACTACTGGGGAAGTGCGATTGGATCTCCCTTCTATTTCTGTCAATATGAATAGACAGAGTCCTTTCAGAAATGTGAAGTTTGAGCCCTTAAAAACCTTAAACATTGCCTGGAATTTTGCCTTGCAAAACTCCATCACCAACCGGGTAGATCAATCTTTCGGGGTACCCACTGACCTATCTACCGGGACTGAACAGACTGAATACATTCCCTTCAACCTTGCAAATGCAAGTCTTTTATTGGACAATGCAAGCAATGGAGCGAGAAGTACCATTCCGATTTCCTCTAATTTCACCCTGTTTAAATACTTTACAGGTACCGCTTCCTTTAATTACCAGGAACTCTGGTACCTCAACAGAATCAATTATTACTACAATGCTTCTGAGCAACGAGTGGATAAAATTCTGGAAGAGGGCTTCAACCGGATAGGCACGTATAGTTCTTCTTTTGCGCTCAACACCAACGTTTATGGTTTCTTCAATTTCAAAGGAAATGGGAAAATCCAAACGATCAGGCAGCACATCCAACCTTCCATTGGGTTTAGTTTTAGACCGGACTTTTCAGATCCAAGATTTGGATACTACCAAGAGGTCCAGATAAATGAGGAAGGCGATACTCGACTTTTATCCAGACATCAAGGGTTTATCTATGGGGGGGCTGCAGTGGGCGAGTCCAGGGCCATGACCTTTAATTTGAGAAATGTATTGGAAGCCAAAATCAAAACGGAATCAGATACAGCAGAGGCTACCACCAAAAAAATCCCATTGTTGGAGACTCTCAACTTGAGCACGAGCTACAATTTCGCCGCTGATTCCTTTAACCTTGCCCCTTTTAGCATAAGCGCCAGAACAAGCTTTTTTGAAAGGAAACTTTCTGTCAATATGAGTACCACCTTGGATCCTTATGCCACTCGTACTTTCCTAAGCAGTACTGGGGCAGAAACAATCAGAAGGATCAATGAATTTGCTTGGAACAATGGACAGGGAATTGGTACAATTCGAAATGCTTCCTTGAATATGAATATGTCCTTGAACCCTGGTGGAAATAAAACACCAGGAGAAGTAAGGGATGAAGTTACTTCCAATTTTATGCAGCAGGGAGGAGTTCTCAATGAATTTGTGGAGAGTGAAATCAATCGAATCGTTTCAGATCCTAGTCAATACATTGATTGGAATATCCCCTGGAACTTGAGTTTTGGCTATAATTTGAGTTATAGCAAACAGACCACGGGGACCACCAACATTACCCAAGGAATGAATTTGAATGGAGACTTTTCACTGTCTGAGAAGTGGAAAATCAATTTCAATACAGGCATAGACTTACAAACACAAAAGATCACCCAGTCTATGATCGGTATTGCAAGGGACCTCCACTGTTGGCAAATGAATGTCAGCTGGATTCCATTTGGCCGATTTACTTCGTACAATATTGATATTCGGGTAAAATCAAGCATCCTTCAGGACTTAAAAGTGTCCAGAAGAAGATCGTTCTTCGATAGATAA
- a CDS encoding WD40 repeat domain-containing protein: MSKIQVNKLQTLTGHNDCIYALTEGSDPSFFYTGAGDGMVVEWDLDHPKDGKLIAKLPHSVYAMEVDKERNLLFIGHNFEGIHVVDLNENKEVWSLKFTDQAIFDIKIFGNEAYVGTGDGILVIIDIPSQSLKKRVKLSSKSIRVMTISPVKKHLAIGLSDHTIKVLDLRDDFQPVANLIGHENSVFALSYSPDEASLVSGARDARLKFWDTSNYQLEETIVAHMYAINYISFKEDGEFLVSCSMDKSIKVWDAKEKKLLKVIDKARNAGHGTSINKVLWSTYSGQVISISDDRTISIWQIEAS, from the coding sequence ATGTCAAAAATTCAAGTAAATAAATTACAAACGCTGACAGGGCATAATGACTGCATTTATGCTTTGACAGAAGGAAGTGATCCGAGTTTCTTTTATACAGGTGCTGGAGATGGCATGGTCGTAGAGTGGGACCTTGATCATCCAAAAGATGGGAAGTTGATCGCCAAACTCCCGCATTCCGTGTATGCCATGGAGGTGGATAAAGAGAGGAATTTGCTCTTTATTGGGCATAACTTTGAGGGGATCCATGTCGTCGACCTGAATGAAAATAAAGAAGTATGGTCATTGAAATTTACTGATCAGGCGATTTTTGATATTAAGATTTTTGGAAATGAGGCCTATGTGGGGACAGGAGACGGGATTTTGGTCATTATTGACATTCCCAGTCAGTCCTTGAAAAAACGGGTTAAACTCAGTTCCAAAAGTATTCGGGTCATGACCATTTCTCCTGTCAAAAAGCATTTGGCAATTGGTCTTAGTGATCATACGATCAAAGTGCTGGATTTGAGAGATGATTTCCAGCCCGTTGCAAACCTCATTGGTCACGAAAATTCTGTATTTGCACTTTCTTATTCCCCAGATGAAGCCAGTCTTGTCAGTGGAGCCAGGGATGCAAGACTGAAGTTTTGGGATACCAGCAATTATCAATTAGAAGAAACCATCGTGGCACATATGTATGCCATTAATTATATATCTTTCAAAGAAGACGGAGAATTTCTGGTGTCCTGCTCTATGGATAAATCCATTAAAGTTTGGGATGCCAAAGAGAAAAAGCTCTTGAAAGTAATAGACAAAGCAAGAAATGCCGGACACGGCACATCCATAAATAAAGTTCTTTGGAGTACCTATTCAGGGCAGGTAATATCTATATCTGATGACCGTACAATTTCCATTTGGCAAATAGAAGCAAGCTAA
- a CDS encoding acyl-CoA carboxylase subunit beta → MKSNTSMETPTFKFLLDQLKSKTEQVKLGGGAKRIEKEHAKGKLTARERIDYLVDAGSEFLEVGAFAADGMYLEEGGCPSAGVVTGIGYVQGRMVVIVANDATVKAGAWFPMTAKKNLRAQEIAMENHLPIIYLVDSAGVFLPMQNEIFPDKEHFGRQFRNNAKMSSMGIVQIAAIMGSCVAGGAYLPIMSDEAMIVDKTGSIFLAGSYLVKAAIGESVDNETLGGATTHCEISGVTDNKYESDQECLDAIRAIFDKIGENPTAGFDRKEPKAPALSGEELLSVFPLERVKPYDMHEVISGLVDGGELDEYKKDYGKTLICGTARIDGWAIGIVANQRKIVKTAKGEMQMGGVIYSDSADKAARFIMNCNQRKIPLVFLQDVSGFMVGSKAEHGGIIKDGAKMVNAMANSVVPKFTIILGNSYGAGNYAMCGKAYDPRLIYSWPTAQMAVMSGASAAKTLLQIKVASLKKKGQEISEEDEKELLQEITEKYNEELSPYYSAARLWVDGVIDPQETRKVISMGIEAANHAPISERFNVGVIQT, encoded by the coding sequence ATGAAGTCAAACACCTCTATGGAAACCCCTACTTTTAAATTCCTTCTTGATCAATTAAAATCTAAAACTGAACAGGTAAAACTGGGTGGAGGTGCCAAAAGGATTGAAAAAGAACATGCTAAAGGAAAGCTTACCGCCCGGGAAAGAATTGATTATTTGGTAGATGCTGGTTCTGAATTTTTGGAAGTTGGGGCTTTTGCTGCAGATGGGATGTATTTAGAAGAGGGCGGATGTCCTTCTGCAGGCGTGGTTACCGGGATAGGGTATGTTCAGGGGAGGATGGTGGTAATTGTAGCAAATGATGCCACTGTCAAAGCAGGAGCCTGGTTTCCGATGACTGCCAAAAAGAATTTAAGAGCTCAGGAAATTGCGATGGAAAACCATCTGCCTATCATCTACCTGGTGGATAGTGCGGGAGTATTTCTGCCCATGCAAAATGAGATTTTTCCCGATAAAGAGCATTTTGGAAGACAGTTTAGAAATAATGCTAAAATGTCCTCCATGGGCATCGTTCAAATAGCGGCAATTATGGGAAGTTGTGTGGCTGGTGGGGCTTATTTACCGATTATGTCTGATGAAGCCATGATTGTAGATAAAACAGGATCTATCTTTTTGGCAGGTTCCTATTTGGTAAAGGCCGCAATTGGAGAATCCGTGGATAATGAGACCTTGGGAGGAGCAACTACACATTGTGAAATTTCCGGTGTGACAGACAATAAATATGAAAGTGACCAAGAGTGTCTGGATGCGATCCGGGCTATTTTTGATAAAATAGGGGAGAATCCCACTGCTGGATTTGATAGAAAAGAGCCCAAAGCTCCCGCTTTATCTGGAGAGGAACTGCTTTCAGTTTTTCCCTTGGAACGGGTGAAACCCTATGATATGCACGAAGTAATCTCAGGATTGGTGGATGGGGGAGAACTGGATGAGTATAAAAAGGACTATGGAAAAACATTGATCTGTGGAACAGCCAGGATAGATGGATGGGCCATAGGAATTGTTGCCAACCAGCGCAAAATCGTCAAAACCGCCAAAGGAGAAATGCAGATGGGAGGGGTGATTTACTCCGACTCAGCTGATAAAGCGGCAAGGTTTATCATGAACTGCAATCAGCGCAAGATTCCTTTGGTATTCTTGCAGGATGTAAGCGGATTTATGGTGGGAAGTAAAGCGGAACATGGAGGTATCATCAAGGATGGTGCAAAAATGGTGAATGCCATGGCGAACTCCGTGGTGCCGAAGTTCACGATTATTCTAGGGAATTCATATGGGGCAGGCAATTATGCCATGTGCGGGAAAGCGTACGATCCCCGTTTGATTTATTCTTGGCCCACAGCCCAAATGGCAGTGATGTCAGGGGCTTCAGCAGCAAAAACCCTATTACAAATCAAAGTGGCTTCCCTAAAAAAGAAAGGGCAGGAAATAAGTGAGGAGGATGAGAAAGAATTGCTCCAAGAGATTACAGAAAAGTATAATGAGGAGCTAAGTCCTTATTATTCAGCAGCTAGACTTTGGGTGGATGGTGTGATTGATCCTCAGGAAACCAGAAAAGTCATTAGCATGGGCATTGAAGCTGCCAATCATGCACCAATTTCAGAGAGATTTAACGTAGGAGTTATTCAAACTTAA
- the folB gene encoding dihydroneopterin aldolase: MGKVSLEGIEFHAYHGAYPEENVLGNRFTLDLELDTDFKKAMLEDDLKSTIDYTKLYKLIKERMDVKVKLLEHLGHLIIEDILRVYPEVKKIQLTLKKHHPSLGGLVKYSAVQIHYPEDYA; encoded by the coding sequence ATGGGAAAAGTATCGTTGGAAGGGATAGAATTTCATGCCTATCATGGAGCATATCCTGAGGAAAATGTACTGGGAAATCGTTTTACCCTTGACTTGGAATTGGATACCGATTTCAAAAAGGCCATGCTTGAGGACGATTTGAAATCCACCATAGATTATACCAAGCTCTACAAGTTGATCAAAGAGAGGATGGATGTCAAAGTCAAGTTGCTGGAACATTTGGGACATTTAATCATTGAGGATATCCTAAGAGTGTATCCAGAAGTCAAGAAAATTCAGTTGACCTTAAAAAAACATCACCCATCTCTTGGTGGATTAGTTAAATACTCCGCTGTACAAATACATTATCCTGAAGATTATGCGTAA
- a CDS encoding redoxin domain-containing protein yields the protein MKRIYSILFFLYLSTVYAVAQDINSLSLQDAVTEKPFSLENEVNQKALVLIFHSTSCPFVKMYEERIIDIRTRYQNQGIDFALVNSDPNPENQKASDLRKFIDETGLNMSYLMDINQDWIKFFHITKIPEVVIITPGADGLITAYRGAIDNNAQAAGSVTEKYLERAINQILKGEQPSPGQVRAVGCNVRSF from the coding sequence ATGAAAAGAATTTATTCCATCCTATTTTTCCTTTACCTATCTACGGTATACGCTGTGGCTCAAGACATCAACAGCCTTAGCTTACAAGATGCAGTGACGGAAAAGCCTTTTTCACTTGAGAATGAAGTAAATCAAAAAGCATTGGTTTTGATTTTTCACAGTACTTCCTGCCCCTTTGTCAAAATGTATGAAGAAAGAATCATCGATATCCGAACAAGGTATCAGAACCAGGGAATTGATTTTGCTCTGGTGAATTCAGATCCAAATCCTGAAAACCAAAAAGCCTCTGATTTAAGAAAATTTATTGATGAGACTGGGTTAAACATGTCCTATTTAATGGATATCAATCAAGATTGGATCAAATTCTTTCACATCACCAAAATCCCTGAAGTAGTAATTATCACGCCTGGTGCCGATGGATTAATTACTGCCTACAGAGGAGCCATAGACAATAATGCACAAGCAGCAGGTTCTGTCACTGAGAAGTATTTGGAAAGAGCCATCAATCAAATCTTAAAAGGGGAACAACCTAGCCCAGGACAAGTCAGAGCCGTAGGATGCAACGTCAGAAGTTTCTAA
- a CDS encoding ChaN family lipoprotein, with amino-acid sequence MRKVVLVTFILVASCLTSFGQGQAYQFFSNKGKKLDFKDVVKMANKADVTFFGELHNNSLAHWLQLQLLKEMTANNPELVLAAEFFERDDQLNIDEWFAGKMTEKNFEAEAKLWNNYQTDYRPLMRFAKEHHLNFIASNVPRKYASLTSRSGISALDSLNQEAKGYMATLPFEIDMTMPGYVAMKDMMHGGPMNSDFMVQAQALKDATMAESLFSTLSSGDKILHVNGSYHSKDGEGILWYLNARFPDLEIINIHTVTQDQLDSLNADYEKSGQIILVLPSDSHESY; translated from the coding sequence ATGCGTAAAGTAGTTTTAGTCACATTCATTTTAGTTGCATCCTGTTTGACCTCTTTTGGTCAAGGGCAAGCCTATCAGTTTTTTTCCAATAAAGGCAAGAAGCTGGATTTCAAAGACGTGGTGAAGATGGCCAATAAAGCTGATGTAACATTTTTTGGGGAATTGCATAACAATAGCCTTGCACATTGGCTTCAATTACAATTACTGAAAGAAATGACGGCAAACAATCCGGAGCTGGTTTTGGCTGCGGAATTTTTTGAGCGTGATGATCAATTGAATATTGATGAATGGTTTGCCGGAAAAATGACTGAAAAGAATTTTGAGGCAGAGGCCAAATTGTGGAATAATTATCAAACGGATTATCGCCCATTGATGAGGTTTGCCAAAGAACATCACCTGAATTTCATAGCCAGTAATGTACCCAGGAAATATGCCTCATTAACGAGCAGATCCGGTATTTCAGCTTTGGATAGCTTAAATCAGGAAGCAAAAGGCTATATGGCTACTTTACCTTTTGAAATAGATATGACCATGCCCGGTTATGTGGCTATGAAAGACATGATGCATGGGGGACCGATGAATTCTGATTTTATGGTTCAGGCACAAGCCTTAAAGGATGCCACAATGGCGGAATCCTTGTTTTCCACCCTCTCTTCTGGCGATAAAATCCTCCATGTCAACGGTTCCTACCATTCCAAAGATGGAGAGGGGATTTTATGGTATTTGAATGCTCGTTTTCCAGACCTGGAGATCATCAATATCCATACAGTTACGCAAGATCAATTGGATTCTTTGAATGCGGATTATGAAAAGTCTGGTCAGATCATTCTGGTGTTACCCTCCGATAGTCACGAATCTTATTAA
- a CDS encoding DivIVA domain-containing protein — protein sequence MKITPASIRQQSFETAFRGFEKKEVSQFLEEVSQVVDQLHQENIELKSKLQNTEAEAKRLKDVEDSLFRTLKTAEDTGASIIEEANEAADLIISEANEHSEKTIAEANEYAEKVQAHAQQQAAVIISAAEAKAKETIVELRESMQGLVRSYDGLVEQREALVKSLRRISQDMLNQIDLSDAHFSRIDAKAYQRAIDELSRSNAFTFANIENLAPEEEEVFTPEPEKEDPIAEMEIIEEDLELEMHDATPDLKMDLEEVESVVEEDQTAEAYIETKEESIQEEIDQMEEEEPAAIQKKAEVKPSSLSEEQAIPKKDTDKGSGSFFDQFD from the coding sequence ATGAAGATCACACCAGCCTCCATCAGGCAACAATCCTTTGAAACTGCATTTAGAGGTTTTGAGAAAAAGGAAGTTTCCCAGTTTTTAGAAGAAGTCAGCCAAGTTGTTGACCAGCTTCATCAGGAAAATATCGAATTAAAATCCAAGCTTCAAAATACAGAAGCAGAAGCCAAAAGATTGAAAGATGTAGAAGATTCTTTATTCAGAACCTTGAAAACAGCAGAGGATACGGGTGCTTCCATTATTGAGGAGGCGAATGAAGCAGCTGATTTGATCATCTCTGAAGCTAACGAACACTCGGAAAAGACGATTGCCGAGGCCAATGAATATGCCGAGAAAGTACAAGCGCATGCCCAGCAACAAGCGGCTGTCATTATCAGTGCAGCTGAAGCCAAAGCGAAAGAAACCATTGTAGAACTTCGAGAAAGTATGCAAGGGCTTGTTCGATCCTATGATGGGTTGGTGGAACAACGCGAAGCATTGGTGAAAAGCTTGAGAAGAATTTCACAGGATATGTTGAATCAGATAGATCTTTCTGATGCACATTTCTCAAGGATTGATGCCAAAGCATACCAAAGAGCCATTGATGAATTGAGTAGATCCAATGCATTTACCTTTGCCAATATCGAGAACCTGGCTCCTGAAGAGGAAGAGGTTTTTACTCCCGAACCGGAAAAAGAGGATCCAATTGCAGAAATGGAAATCATAGAAGAGGATTTAGAATTGGAAATGCATGATGCTACACCAGATCTGAAGATGGATTTGGAGGAAGTTGAATCAGTCGTGGAAGAAGATCAAACCGCAGAGGCATACATTGAGACAAAAGAGGAGTCGATCCAAGAAGAAATAGATCAAATGGAAGAAGAAGAGCCTGCTGCCATCCAAAAGAAAGCAGAGGTAAAGCCTTCCTCCCTATCAGAAGAACAAGCGATTCCTAAAAAGGACACGGATAAAGGATCGGGATCATTTTTTGACCAATTTGACTAA
- a CDS encoding transglutaminase-like domain-containing protein, whose protein sequence is MSNLTPAELNALVSLLDDTDSEVRNHVRDRIISLGTEIIPFLEEKWETSFNPEIQKEIEELVHDLQFSLLKKRLLDWKESEDRDLLTGLWIINTYQYPDLEYEKLNAEMHQIYFEVWTAFKNDLAPYDQIRTINNVLFNTLRFTANTKNFHSPANSMLSSVLDSKRGNPLSLCAIYLLVGKKLGLPIYGVNLPNLFVLTYKTKDLTFYINAFNKGLIFSKQDIFNYLEHLKLEPKEEYFEPCAYLQILLRTLRNLGNSFEKLGEMEKVEEVKEMIAILSD, encoded by the coding sequence ATGAGTAACTTGACTCCAGCAGAGTTAAACGCTTTGGTTTCACTTTTAGATGACACAGATTCTGAAGTAAGAAATCATGTGAGAGATCGAATAATTTCATTGGGAACGGAGATTATTCCATTTCTAGAAGAAAAATGGGAAACAAGCTTCAATCCTGAAATTCAAAAGGAAATCGAGGAGCTGGTTCACGATCTTCAATTTTCTTTATTGAAAAAGAGGTTATTGGATTGGAAAGAATCTGAAGATCGGGATTTGCTGACAGGGTTATGGATCATCAATACCTACCAATATCCTGATTTGGAATATGAAAAGCTGAATGCTGAAATGCATCAGATCTACTTTGAAGTTTGGACGGCCTTTAAAAATGATTTGGCTCCCTACGATCAAATCAGAACCATCAACAATGTATTGTTTAATACACTCCGGTTTACAGCCAATACCAAGAATTTTCATTCTCCTGCAAACAGTATGCTTTCCTCGGTATTGGATTCCAAAAGAGGAAATCCACTCAGTCTTTGTGCGATATATTTATTGGTTGGGAAAAAATTAGGCCTTCCAATCTATGGAGTGAACTTGCCCAATCTTTTTGTACTGACCTATAAAACAAAAGACCTGACATTTTACATTAACGCATTCAATAAGGGACTGATCTTTAGTAAGCAGGATATTTTTAATTATTTGGAACACCTGAAGTTGGAACCCAAAGAGGAGTACTTCGAACCCTGTGCCTATTTACAGATCTTATTAAGAACCCTTAGGAACCTTGGCAACTCCTTTGAGAAATTGGGGGAGATGGAAAAAGTGGAGGAGGTGAAAGAAATGATTGCTATTCTTTCAGATTAG
- a CDS encoding 4'-phosphopantetheinyl transferase family protein, with protein MQTKIEKIDSSSALAIKIIETHDVDSLDFLSFREKLSYANISHPEKRMEWATARRAIKDALDTLYIPYPGFFKDEHGKSHSMNGNGFVSLSHTEGLAGAIFHRDTPVGIDMDIIREKILRIGFRFLDPSELDFLEKDPLHYTLAWSAKESIFKCQGRRGVSFRDNILLEPFSPDATVIKARIRETDYSDHHYTVHARVINDTVLTYTIW; from the coding sequence ATGCAAACAAAAATAGAAAAAATTGATTCTTCCTCGGCTTTAGCCATCAAGATTATTGAGACGCATGATGTAGATAGTTTAGATTTCTTGAGTTTTAGAGAAAAACTATCCTATGCGAATATCTCCCACCCCGAAAAAAGGATGGAATGGGCTACAGCTAGAAGAGCCATTAAAGACGCGTTGGATACCTTGTACATCCCCTATCCTGGATTTTTTAAAGATGAACATGGTAAATCTCACTCCATGAATGGGAATGGGTTTGTCTCCCTGTCTCATACCGAAGGGTTAGCGGGCGCTATTTTCCATAGAGATACTCCAGTGGGAATTGATATGGACATCATCCGTGAAAAAATCCTCCGGATTGGCTTTCGTTTTCTCGACCCATCCGAACTGGATTTTCTGGAAAAGGATCCCTTACATTATACCTTGGCTTGGTCAGCGAAAGAGTCTATTTTTAAATGTCAAGGCAGAAGAGGAGTCAGTTTTAGAGATAATATCCTCTTAGAACCATTTTCTCCCGATGCCACGGTCATTAAGGCCAGAATAAGAGAAACTGACTATTCGGATCACCATTATACGGTACATGCACGGGTGATCAATGATACCGTATTAACCTATACAATTTGGTAA
- a CDS encoding N-acetylmuramoyl-L-alanine amidase family protein produces MERSKSKKILISLIILIPFVFGGFISNESMMPAFRMKKIVIDAGHGGKDPGNLGSRSKEKNINLAVALLVGKYIEEYLPDVEVIYTRKDDSFPELKERPIIANNNKADLFVSIHSNSAPNRSAYGTETFVMGMKHFDANFDIVKRENSVIYLEDNYEENYEGFDPKSPESYMTFNLLSKVHFENSVTLADHVETQFKNRVGRKSRGVKQGPFYVLWTPSMPSVLIELGFLSNSEEERFLMSQKGQEYMASAIFRSIRDYKEGIEAN; encoded by the coding sequence ATGGAACGGTCCAAAAGCAAAAAAATTCTTATCTCTTTAATTATCCTAATCCCATTTGTCTTCGGAGGATTCATATCTAACGAATCAATGATGCCAGCGTTTCGCATGAAGAAGATTGTTATCGATGCGGGTCACGGTGGTAAAGACCCTGGGAATCTTGGTTCAAGGTCCAAAGAAAAGAATATTAATCTAGCTGTCGCACTATTAGTAGGTAAATATATAGAAGAATACCTTCCAGATGTGGAAGTAATCTACACAAGAAAAGACGATAGCTTTCCAGAATTGAAAGAAAGACCGATCATAGCCAATAATAATAAGGCGGATTTATTTGTTTCCATCCACTCCAATTCTGCTCCTAACCGTTCTGCTTACGGTACAGAGACGTTTGTGATGGGGATGAAGCATTTTGATGCCAACTTCGACATTGTAAAAAGAGAAAATTCTGTCATCTACTTGGAGGATAACTACGAGGAAAATTATGAGGGTTTTGACCCCAAATCACCCGAATCTTACATGACTTTTAATTTGTTGTCAAAAGTACATTTTGAGAATTCGGTCACTCTTGCTGATCATGTAGAGACCCAATTCAAAAATCGGGTAGGAAGAAAAAGCAGAGGGGTAAAACAAGGTCCTTTTTACGTGCTTTGGACCCCATCCATGCCAAGTGTGTTGATCGAACTTGGTTTCTTGTCCAACAGCGAAGAAGAGCGGTTCTTGATGAGTCAAAAAGGACAGGAATACATGGCCTCAGCTATTTTTAGATCCATTCGGGATTACAAAGAAGGGATAGAGGCTAATTAA